From one Planctomycetota bacterium genomic stretch:
- a CDS encoding glycosyl hydrolase, which yields SHNPDILYFGANKLYRSMDRGETWTAISDDLTRAEERGDVPFATITTFSESELHFGRLWVGTDDGQLWLTADGGSTWSDVGGGLPRDRWVSRVVASRVEQDRAYVTLNGYRQDDATAYLYVTEDAGSTWRSWAYGLRAEPLNGVREPPVNADVLSGGSDRGAYASLDRGA from the coding sequence GAGCCACAATCCGGACATCCTCTACTTCGGCGCTAACAAGCTTTATCGCTCCATGGACCGTGGCGAGACGTGGACCGCCATCAGCGACGACTTGACCCGCGCCGAAGAGCGCGGCGACGTCCCCTTCGCCACCATCACCACGTTCTCCGAGAGCGAGCTGCACTTCGGCCGCCTGTGGGTCGGCACCGACGACGGCCAGCTGTGGCTCACCGCCGACGGCGGCTCGACCTGGAGCGACGTCGGCGGCGGGCTGCCGCGGGACCGCTGGGTCAGCCGTGTCGTCGCGTCGCGAGTCGAGCAGGACCGCGCCTACGTCACCCTCAACGGCTACCGGCAGGACGACGCCACGGCCTACCTCTACGTCACCGAAGACGCCGGCTCGACCTGGCGCTCATGGGCCTATGGTCTGCGGGCGGAGCCCCTCAACGGGGTGCGCGAACCCCCGGTGAACGCCGACGTGCTCTCCGGCGGCAGCGACCGCGGCGCCTACGCGAGCCTCGACCGCGGCGCC